The following proteins are co-located in the Paenibacillus sp. JNUCC32 genome:
- a CDS encoding pyridoxal phosphate-dependent aminotransferase — protein sequence MNKKPDVFHIEPAEIMAQLPTQFFATLVSKVNRQVSQGHDVINLGQGNPDQPTPPHIVSSLKDAADNPQFHKYSPFTGFSFLKEAIAHRYKEDYNVDLDPETEVAILFGGKTGLVQLPQILLNPGDVCLVPDPGYPDYWSGVALARAQMKFMPLTADNRFLPDYGAISPADREKAKLMFLNYPNNPTSAVAPLSFYEDTVAFAAEHGIVVASDFAYGAIGFDGDRPVSFLQAEGAKEVGVEFYTLSKTYNMAGWRVGFALGNRNIISLINMLQDHIYVSLFGGIQAAAAAALTSSQDCVDQLVSRYQSRRDAFFGALSEIGWQAPKPAGSFFSWLPVPKGYTSVSFADLLLEEAKVAVAPGVGFGDHGEGYVRVGLLSSEERMREAAYRIGKLNLFV from the coding sequence ATGAACAAAAAGCCAGACGTTTTCCACATAGAGCCGGCCGAGATCATGGCCCAGCTGCCTACGCAATTTTTCGCGACCCTGGTCTCCAAGGTAAACCGCCAAGTGTCTCAAGGGCATGATGTAATCAATCTCGGGCAGGGAAATCCCGATCAGCCCACGCCGCCTCATATCGTATCGAGCCTAAAGGATGCGGCCGACAATCCGCAGTTTCACAAATATTCGCCTTTTACCGGCTTTTCCTTTCTGAAGGAAGCCATCGCGCATCGATACAAGGAGGACTATAACGTCGATCTGGATCCGGAAACGGAAGTCGCCATTCTGTTCGGGGGAAAAACCGGGCTGGTGCAGCTGCCGCAAATCCTCCTGAATCCAGGGGATGTCTGTCTTGTCCCGGACCCGGGTTACCCGGATTACTGGTCAGGCGTTGCTCTCGCCCGCGCGCAAATGAAGTTCATGCCGTTAACCGCAGATAACCGCTTCCTTCCCGACTATGGCGCTATATCGCCTGCAGACCGGGAAAAAGCGAAGCTGATGTTCCTGAATTACCCGAACAACCCGACATCCGCCGTCGCTCCTTTATCCTTCTACGAGGATACGGTGGCATTCGCCGCCGAACACGGGATCGTGGTAGCCAGTGACTTTGCATATGGGGCGATCGGTTTTGACGGAGACCGTCCGGTCAGCTTCCTGCAAGCGGAAGGCGCCAAGGAGGTGGGCGTGGAATTCTACACCCTCTCCAAAACTTACAATATGGCAGGATGGCGCGTCGGCTTCGCCCTGGGGAACCGAAACATCATCTCGCTGATCAATATGCTGCAGGACCATATCTATGTCAGCCTGTTCGGCGGCATCCAAGCGGCTGCTGCTGCGGCTCTCACCTCGTCGCAGGACTGCGTCGACCAACTGGTGTCGCGCTACCAGTCGAGAAGGGATGCCTTCTTCGGCGCCCTGTCCGAAATCGGGTGGCAGGCCCCGAAACCGGCCGGGTCCTTCTTTAGCTGGCTGCCCGTGCCGAAGGGATACACCTCGGTATCCTTTGCCGACTTGCTGCTGGAGGAGGCCAAGGTGGCCGTCGCGCCTGGTGTAGGCTTTGGGGATCACGGCGAGGGGTATGTCCGCGTCGGCCTGTTAAGCAGCGAGGAACGAATGCGGGAAGCCGCCTACCGGATCGGCAAGCTGAACCTGTTCGTCTAA
- a CDS encoding HAD family hydrolase: protein MRYKAIFFDLDNTLLDYSQSEKKCMQQALELYRLHEDLTWDEFWGTFGPINFNYWMNRVQHNHDIRQVLEHSFTDTFLGLKREFNQCREISETYWGLFCSSPHLEPHADLILEHLHGNFALGVISNGIGEAQRKRLAAGGLFHYFDSFIISDEVKYWKPDPHIFELALQELAVDSSEVLYIGDSLTDDYEGAANAGIDFCYYNRRGAPLSDRHRPAYTIKDLMELKDLT from the coding sequence ATGAGATACAAGGCCATTTTTTTTGATCTGGACAACACGTTGCTAGACTACAGCCAGAGCGAAAAGAAATGCATGCAGCAGGCGCTGGAGTTATACCGTCTGCATGAGGATTTGACGTGGGATGAGTTCTGGGGGACATTCGGACCGATCAATTTTAATTACTGGATGAACCGAGTTCAGCATAATCACGACATTAGGCAGGTGTTGGAGCATTCCTTCACGGACACGTTCCTTGGATTGAAGCGGGAATTTAACCAGTGCCGGGAGATCTCGGAAACATACTGGGGGTTATTTTGCAGTTCCCCCCATTTGGAGCCGCATGCCGATCTTATACTGGAACACCTGCACGGCAATTTTGCGCTCGGCGTGATCTCCAACGGCATTGGTGAAGCACAGCGCAAACGTCTTGCGGCAGGAGGCTTGTTTCATTATTTTGATTCCTTCATCATTTCGGATGAAGTAAAGTACTGGAAGCCGGATCCGCATATCTTTGAGCTTGCTTTGCAGGAATTAGCGGTTGACTCAAGCGAGGTGCTGTACATAGGGGATTCGCTTACGGATGATTATGAAGGAGCAGCGAATGCAGGAATTGACTTTTGTTATTATAATCGCCGGGGCGCCCCTTTAAGCGACCGTCATCGGCCTGCTTATACAATCAAGGATCTTATGGAGCTTAAGGATCTGACTTAG
- a CDS encoding methylthioribulose 1-phosphate dehydratase: MAFSDIQLEQKQAALQELRGIKELFASRNWFPGTSGNLSVRVGEFHPEQFYFAVTASGKDKSVHTPEDYLFVDQNGVPCEATGLKPSAETLIHCEIYRKTGCGAIFHVHTIDNNLISDWYGEQGYVPAQGIELIKAFNIWEEDAAIRIPILPNYADIPRIAELVPGALDPAVPGILLRNHGIYAWGKNAFEAKKHLEAFEFIFEYSYRRLLLNAAGSK; encoded by the coding sequence GTGGCATTTTCAGATATCCAGCTCGAACAGAAGCAGGCTGCGCTGCAGGAACTTAGAGGAATCAAGGAACTGTTTGCATCCAGAAACTGGTTCCCGGGTACCAGCGGCAATCTTTCCGTCCGTGTTGGCGAATTCCATCCGGAGCAGTTTTATTTTGCCGTCACGGCCAGCGGAAAAGACAAATCCGTACATACGCCGGAGGATTATCTCTTTGTGGACCAGAACGGTGTCCCTTGCGAAGCAACCGGCTTAAAGCCCAGCGCGGAAACTTTAATCCACTGTGAAATCTACCGGAAAACCGGCTGCGGCGCCATTTTCCATGTGCACACCATCGACAACAACCTGATCAGCGATTGGTATGGTGAACAAGGTTACGTGCCTGCCCAAGGAATCGAGCTGATCAAAGCCTTTAACATTTGGGAAGAGGACGCGGCGATCCGCATTCCGATCCTGCCGAACTATGCGGACATTCCGCGGATTGCAGAGCTCGTTCCCGGCGCGCTCGATCCGGCGGTACCCGGCATTTTGCTGCGTAACCACGGCATCTATGCCTGGGGCAAAAATGCGTTCGAAGCCAAAAAACATCTGGAGGCCTTTGAGTTTATATTCGAATATTCCTACCGCCGTTTGCTTCTGAATGCAGCCGGTTCCAAGTGA
- a CDS encoding HAD family hydrolase: MIELKYKHILFDLDGTLTDPREGITKAVRHALGQQGIIVNDLSELECFIGPPLQETFTEKYHFSEAEAWEAILSYREYFKDTGLYENEVYVGIRDVLDLLLSQGRQLYVATSKPAVFAETILEHFQLSAYFTMVCGSELDGTRSAKTEIIQHVLDTCRIDASEAVMIGDRMHDLIGARNCGIHSMAAGYGYGSEEELTACQPTYFFKTVEEMLRSFASLAV, translated from the coding sequence ATGATCGAATTGAAATACAAACATATTCTATTTGATTTGGACGGAACCCTGACCGATCCGCGCGAAGGCATCACGAAAGCTGTGAGGCACGCACTCGGTCAGCAAGGGATTATCGTCAACGATCTTTCCGAGCTGGAATGTTTTATCGGTCCCCCGCTCCAGGAGACCTTCACCGAAAAGTACCATTTCAGCGAGGCCGAGGCTTGGGAAGCAATTCTCAGCTATCGCGAATATTTCAAGGACACCGGCCTGTATGAAAATGAAGTATATGTCGGCATTCGCGATGTATTGGATTTACTGTTATCGCAAGGGCGACAGTTGTATGTCGCTACCTCCAAGCCTGCGGTTTTTGCGGAAACGATACTTGAGCATTTCCAGCTGTCCGCTTATTTTACCATGGTGTGCGGAAGCGAACTGGACGGCACCCGGTCCGCCAAAACCGAAATCATTCAGCATGTTCTGGATACCTGCCGCATTGATGCTTCGGAAGCCGTCATGATCGGAGATCGGATGCATGATTTAATAGGAGCACGGAATTGCGGGATACACAGCATGGCTGCAGGTTACGGCTATGGTTCGGAGGAAGAGCTGACGGCATGCCAGCCGACCTATTTCTTCAAAACGGTGGAGGAGATGCTCCGGTCGTTTGCAAGCTTAGCGGTTTAG
- the proC gene encoding pyrroline-5-carboxylate reductase has protein sequence MCQSPQNRPLIDKAITFYGAGSMAEAIVRGLVSRSVVLPENITMLNRSNAQRLLELSERYGVQINNDEAAKIEILKTSPVIVLAMKPKDAAKALKELGPKLSSDQLIISVIAGLSIYTTQTLLGNQQPIARTMPNTSASIGLGSTGIAFSKEISEEQRQLVLTLFEAVGHVTVIEEEKMDILTGISGSGPAYFYYMMEAMTAAGIRGGLTPEQSRELTLQTILGAARMVQQTGEQPSSLRAKITSPNGSTQAALETLDKGDFFETVIAAVNRCAERSKEMGAMLKEQIS, from the coding sequence ATGTGCCAATCCCCGCAGAACCGACCTTTAATAGATAAAGCAATCACCTTCTACGGCGCAGGCTCGATGGCCGAAGCGATCGTACGAGGATTAGTGAGCCGTTCTGTCGTGCTTCCCGAGAATATTACGATGCTGAACCGTAGCAACGCCCAGCGCCTTCTGGAACTGAGCGAACGGTACGGCGTCCAGATCAACAACGACGAGGCCGCCAAAATCGAAATTTTGAAAACCTCGCCGGTGATCGTGCTGGCCATGAAACCGAAGGATGCCGCCAAAGCGCTGAAAGAACTGGGACCCAAGCTCTCCAGCGACCAATTGATCATCTCCGTGATCGCTGGACTTTCGATTTATACGACGCAGACGCTGCTGGGAAACCAGCAGCCCATCGCTAGAACGATGCCGAATACATCCGCTTCGATCGGGCTTGGTTCCACGGGCATTGCGTTCTCGAAGGAAATCAGCGAAGAACAGCGTCAGCTCGTGCTGACTTTGTTCGAGGCAGTTGGCCACGTGACGGTCATCGAAGAAGAGAAGATGGACATCCTGACCGGGATATCCGGCAGCGGCCCGGCTTACTTCTATTACATGATGGAAGCCATGACCGCAGCGGGAATCCGCGGCGGCCTGACGCCGGAGCAAAGCCGCGAGCTGACGCTTCAAACCATTTTGGGTGCCGCCCGCATGGTCCAGCAGACCGGGGAACAGCCGTCGTCGCTGCGCGCGAAGATTACATCGCCGAACGGATCGACGCAAGCTGCCCTGGAAACGCTCGACAAAGGCGATTTCTTCGAAACGGTCATTGCCGCCGTAAACCGCTGCGCTGAGCGCTCCAAAGAAATGGGCGCCATGCTGAAGGAGCAGATCTCATGA
- the proB gene encoding glutamate 5-kinase, with protein sequence MLSRIVVKIGSSSLTTDEGGLNLDSVAFFAGELAGLREAGHEVLLVTSGAVAAGFREIGYETRPKLLHEKQASAALGQALLMRAYQNALASHQLKAAQILLTRMDFANRKRMNNASMTITELLKQGVIPIINENDTVSIDELKFGDNDTLSALVANLVRAQQLIILTDTDGLYTADPRKSPDAKKYEEIHDITDEIYSMAGGAGSSVGTGGMRSKIDAAKIATRGGVPVFIGKANEPGDLVKALGHSGKGTYFATHLSALPVKKQWLGFMSSPLGRIVVDPGAEKALIHGGHSLLPVGVKRIEGSFHAGDVVEVVNMDNVRLGRGIVNYDEDQLQAVLGLPSSQVIGIIGEIHRLEVIHRDEWITLK encoded by the coding sequence ATGCTCTCGCGCATCGTCGTAAAGATTGGAAGCAGCTCCCTAACGACAGACGAAGGCGGACTTAATCTGGATTCGGTCGCGTTTTTTGCCGGGGAACTTGCCGGGCTCCGCGAGGCCGGCCATGAAGTTCTCCTCGTGACCTCCGGAGCCGTCGCAGCAGGGTTTAGGGAGATCGGGTACGAGACGAGGCCCAAGCTGCTCCATGAGAAGCAAGCATCCGCTGCATTGGGCCAAGCGCTGCTCATGCGGGCTTACCAGAATGCGCTGGCCTCCCATCAACTGAAAGCGGCCCAGATTCTGTTGACGAGAATGGACTTTGCGAACCGCAAACGCATGAACAACGCCAGCATGACGATTACGGAGCTTTTGAAGCAAGGCGTCATCCCCATCATTAACGAGAACGACACGGTTTCGATTGACGAGCTGAAATTCGGCGATAACGATACGTTATCCGCACTAGTCGCCAACCTGGTCCGTGCTCAGCAATTAATCATCCTGACCGATACGGACGGCTTATACACGGCCGATCCGCGCAAGTCGCCGGATGCCAAGAAATACGAGGAAATTCATGACATTACCGATGAAATTTACAGCATGGCGGGAGGGGCCGGCTCCAGCGTCGGAACCGGCGGCATGCGCTCGAAAATCGATGCCGCCAAAATCGCCACCCGCGGCGGCGTTCCCGTATTCATCGGCAAAGCCAACGAGCCCGGCGATCTGGTGAAAGCATTGGGGCACAGCGGCAAAGGTACGTATTTTGCCACTCACCTGTCGGCCCTGCCTGTGAAAAAGCAATGGCTCGGCTTTATGTCCTCGCCGCTGGGTCGGATCGTAGTCGATCCCGGTGCCGAGAAGGCGCTGATCCACGGGGGGCACAGCCTCCTTCCCGTTGGCGTTAAACGGATCGAAGGCAGTTTCCATGCAGGCGATGTGGTGGAAGTCGTCAATATGGACAACGTAAGGCTCGGCAGAGGCATCGTCAATTACGACGAGGACCAGCTGCAGGCCGTGCTCGGATTGCCGAGCAGCCAAGTCATCGGTATTATCGGCGAAATCCATCGGCTCGAGGTTATTCACCGCGATGAATGGATTACGTTAAAATAG
- a CDS encoding CD3324 family protein, with the protein MKYINADIILPEELLKEVQKYVQGGMVYIPKPEGLRKKWGENSGSRVYLKKRNLEIRQLFASGATIDQLSSQYCLSCDSIKKIVYTKNK; encoded by the coding sequence ATGAAATATATAAACGCGGATATTATACTTCCCGAGGAATTGCTGAAGGAAGTGCAAAAATATGTACAGGGCGGGATGGTATACATCCCGAAACCCGAAGGATTGCGCAAGAAATGGGGAGAAAACTCGGGCAGCCGGGTGTATTTGAAAAAAAGAAACCTGGAAATCCGGCAGCTGTTTGCTTCAGGCGCCACGATTGACCAGCTTTCTTCTCAGTATTGTTTATCCTGCGATTCCATCAAAAAAATCGTGTATACCAAAAACAAGTAA
- a CDS encoding RNA polymerase sigma factor: MNQYSQHVFHTAYSVLRDAKEAEDASQEVFIQVYKALPQYRSEGFKTWITRIALNKAIDMKRKLSRKPPEQLPGEHEEVLDKLPSRDEDVASLLIHKERREELREKIEALPDNHRAIIKAFYLEEKNYEQIAAELNITVKTVESKLYRARQWIRKSWKEEEWK; encoded by the coding sequence GTGAACCAATACAGCCAGCACGTGTTCCATACGGCATATTCGGTCCTGCGGGATGCCAAGGAAGCGGAGGATGCGTCGCAGGAAGTGTTCATACAAGTATACAAAGCTCTCCCCCAGTACAGATCTGAAGGTTTTAAGACCTGGATTACCCGCATCGCCTTGAACAAAGCGATTGACATGAAGAGGAAGCTTTCCCGTAAACCGCCGGAGCAGCTGCCCGGCGAACATGAAGAAGTGCTGGATAAACTCCCTTCCCGGGACGAGGATGTGGCTTCTCTGCTCATACATAAGGAGAGAAGAGAGGAACTTCGAGAGAAAATTGAAGCATTGCCGGACAATCACCGCGCCATTATTAAGGCTTTTTATTTGGAAGAGAAAAACTACGAACAAATCGCAGCCGAGCTGAATATCACGGTCAAGACGGTTGAATCGAAATTATACCGGGCCAGACAATGGATTCGGAAATCGTGGAAGGAGGAGGAGTGGAAATGA
- a CDS encoding SdpI family protein — protein MLESLAIGVVFILYGLVLFLIPPKSSTSFYAYKTTSSLKNERNFKVANAYVSLLLMIFGVILLLIARLTGHFMTTVISTVIVFILIYILVERKLKNL, from the coding sequence GTGCTTGAAAGCTTAGCCATCGGCGTCGTGTTTATTTTGTACGGGTTGGTCCTCTTTTTGATTCCGCCTAAAAGCTCCACAAGTTTTTATGCTTACAAAACGACGTCTTCACTCAAAAATGAACGGAATTTTAAAGTTGCCAACGCCTACGTCAGCTTGCTGCTGATGATTTTCGGAGTCATCCTGCTGTTGATCGCCAGGCTTACCGGCCATTTCATGACGACCGTGATTTCGACCGTCATCGTTTTTATCCTGATTTATATTCTCGTTGAACGAAAGCTAAAAAACCTGTAA
- a CDS encoding glutamate-5-semialdehyde dehydrogenase, with protein MSEVRNKAQLAKQAAFRLGRLSTEEKNQALLIMADALIQRTADIMEANAEDLRRGKELGTSASLLDRLALNEARIEGIAEGLRQIVELPDPIGDTLETIDRPNGLNIVKKRVPLGVIGIIYEARPNVTVDAAGLCLKTGNAVVLRGGSSALSSNRKIIEVLHEAMERTALPKEALQLIEDPNRSSVDEMLKLNGLLDVIIPRGGSSLIQNVVMNATVPVIETGAGICHTYLDASARPDMAAAISINAKVQRPSVCNSMETLLVHAEYAKSHLTSLAEVFRERNVELRGCERTLEYIPWAAVATSEDYATEYNDYILNIKIVDRLDEAIEHISVYGTKHSECIVTENEDHAERFLQEVDAAAVYHNASTRFTDGFEFGFGAEIGISTQKLHARGPMGLPALTSSKYVIIGSGQIRE; from the coding sequence ATGAGTGAGGTACGCAATAAAGCTCAGCTCGCCAAGCAGGCTGCATTTCGTCTTGGCAGACTGAGCACGGAGGAGAAAAACCAGGCGCTGCTGATCATGGCCGACGCCCTGATCCAGCGGACGGCAGATATCATGGAAGCCAACGCAGAGGATCTTCGGCGCGGGAAGGAGCTTGGCACCTCTGCTTCCCTGCTGGATCGGCTGGCACTGAACGAAGCCAGAATCGAGGGCATTGCCGAAGGGTTGCGCCAAATCGTGGAGCTGCCGGACCCGATCGGCGACACCTTGGAAACGATCGATCGTCCGAACGGACTGAACATCGTGAAGAAACGTGTTCCCCTTGGCGTGATCGGCATCATATATGAAGCACGTCCCAATGTGACGGTCGATGCCGCCGGGCTGTGCTTGAAGACGGGCAATGCGGTCGTCCTGCGGGGCGGATCATCCGCCCTCTCCTCCAACCGCAAAATCATCGAAGTGCTTCACGAAGCTATGGAACGCACTGCGCTGCCTAAAGAAGCGCTTCAGCTTATCGAGGACCCGAACCGCTCCTCCGTGGATGAAATGCTGAAACTGAACGGACTGCTGGATGTCATCATCCCGCGCGGCGGCAGCTCCCTGATCCAGAACGTCGTGATGAACGCCACCGTGCCGGTCATCGAAACCGGGGCGGGCATATGCCATACGTACCTGGACGCATCGGCACGGCCGGACATGGCCGCCGCCATCAGCATCAATGCCAAGGTGCAGCGTCCTTCGGTCTGCAATTCCATGGAAACCCTGCTCGTCCATGCGGAGTATGCCAAATCGCACCTGACTTCGCTGGCCGAAGTTTTCCGTGAGCGTAACGTCGAGCTGCGCGGATGCGAGCGAACCCTGGAATATATTCCTTGGGCTGCCGTCGCAACGTCCGAGGATTACGCGACAGAGTATAACGACTATATTTTGAACATTAAAATCGTGGACCGCTTGGATGAAGCCATCGAGCACATTTCGGTATATGGCACGAAGCATTCCGAATGCATCGTAACGGAGAACGAGGATCATGCGGAGCGTTTCCTGCAGGAAGTAGACGCAGCGGCTGTCTATCATAACGCTTCGACCCGCTTCACCGACGGCTTTGAATTCGGCTTCGGCGCCGAAATCGGGATCAGCACCCAGAAGCTGCATGCCCGGGGACCTATGGGGTTACCCGCGCTTACTTCCTCCAAATATGTTATTATCGGTAGTGGTCAAATACGCGAATAA
- a CDS encoding 2,3-diketo-5-methylthiopentyl-1-phosphate enolase, with the protein MSRCIATYRIYDDQADFRKKATSIAVGMTVGSWTELPQAKREAMQKHLGEVVDIQVHEGWEPGSRYADVSIAYPDINFSRDIPALLVTVFGKISMDGRIKLTSLDLSPDFLSAFPGPKHGIDGIRSLLGVHDRPLLMSIFKSVIGLNADELRAQFIRQALGGVDLIKDDEILFENDLTPIEKRVSMCIQAAADVEQQTGKKLLYAANLTGRTSQLREQALRAIDAGANALLFNVLSYGYDVLQELSSDPEITVPIAAHPALAGAIYPSPHYGIAAPVLLGQLMRIAGADLVLFPSPYGSVTMPREENLAIRDELHSAKLGVKRSMPVPSAGIHPGLVPRIIRDFGTDVVVNAGGGIHGHPMGTEAGGKAFVQAIEATMKSVPLAHYAEEHEELKAALDIWGGEA; encoded by the coding sequence ATGAGCCGCTGTATTGCAACGTACCGAATTTATGACGACCAGGCGGATTTCCGTAAGAAAGCGACCTCCATCGCCGTTGGCATGACGGTTGGCAGCTGGACCGAGCTGCCGCAGGCCAAACGCGAAGCCATGCAGAAACATCTTGGCGAGGTCGTTGACATTCAGGTTCACGAGGGCTGGGAGCCGGGCAGCCGTTATGCGGATGTCAGCATCGCTTACCCGGACATCAATTTTAGCCGGGATATTCCTGCCCTGCTGGTGACCGTGTTCGGCAAAATCTCCATGGACGGGCGCATCAAGCTGACGTCCCTGGATCTGTCTCCCGACTTCCTGAGTGCATTTCCCGGACCGAAGCATGGCATCGACGGCATCCGAAGCCTTCTCGGCGTCCATGACCGTCCGCTGCTCATGAGCATCTTCAAATCGGTGATCGGACTGAATGCGGACGAGCTCAGAGCCCAATTTATCCGCCAGGCGCTCGGCGGCGTGGATCTGATCAAGGATGACGAAATCCTGTTCGAGAACGACCTCACCCCGATTGAAAAACGGGTCAGCATGTGCATTCAGGCCGCTGCGGACGTCGAACAGCAGACGGGCAAAAAACTGCTGTACGCGGCCAATTTGACCGGCCGTACATCGCAGCTGCGCGAGCAAGCATTGCGCGCGATCGATGCAGGCGCCAATGCCCTGCTCTTCAATGTGCTGTCCTACGGGTATGACGTCCTGCAAGAGCTGAGCAGCGATCCGGAGATTACGGTACCCATCGCGGCTCACCCAGCGCTTGCCGGCGCCATCTATCCTTCTCCGCACTATGGGATTGCGGCACCTGTGCTGCTCGGCCAGCTGATGCGGATCGCCGGAGCCGATCTGGTGCTCTTCCCTTCTCCTTACGGCTCCGTCACGATGCCGAGGGAAGAGAATCTCGCCATTCGCGACGAGCTGCATAGCGCTAAGCTTGGCGTGAAGCGAAGCATGCCGGTACCGTCCGCGGGAATTCATCCGGGACTCGTTCCGCGCATCATCCGGGATTTCGGCACCGATGTGGTCGTTAACGCAGGCGGCGGAATCCACGGTCATCCGATGGGAACCGAAGCGGGCGGCAAAGCCTTTGTACAGGCGATTGAGGCAACGATGAAATCCGTGCCGCTTGCCCACTATGCCGAAGAGCACGAAGAACTGAAAGCCGCACTGGACATCTGGGGAGGAGAAGCATGA
- a CDS encoding CPBP family intramembrane glutamic endopeptidase, translated as MTLAYIACRRVSLFNPSKRISDTAMLALNMIMGYILYRTFGEIIQNGLADHETWGIILSRLGLILFVMPFALAAMRTREKPLYLAIGNWRSTIYFPWIFKGPLKDPIWRFMLIFLVMVCAVFSFFMDWGQPELLALAGYALSFALINAVLEELLWRGYILSHFASRFGELKGLVIAGVTFGLYHYHLGFSWPVCLLFSIFGIMMGGVAIRSKGLAPVMVMHFAMNVLFVLSGMIL; from the coding sequence TTGACTCTGGCTTATATCGCGTGCAGGAGGGTCAGTCTGTTCAACCCTTCGAAACGGATAAGCGATACAGCCATGCTGGCGCTGAACATGATCATGGGGTACATCCTTTATCGTACCTTTGGTGAAATCATACAGAATGGGTTGGCCGATCACGAAACCTGGGGAATTATTCTATCGAGGCTGGGCCTGATTCTGTTCGTGATGCCCTTTGCCCTCGCGGCAATGCGGACGAGAGAAAAACCGCTTTATCTTGCCATAGGCAACTGGAGGTCAACGATTTATTTTCCATGGATATTCAAGGGCCCGCTCAAGGACCCGATCTGGCGGTTTATGCTGATATTCCTGGTTATGGTTTGTGCCGTATTTTCATTTTTTATGGACTGGGGACAGCCTGAACTCCTGGCTCTTGCCGGTTATGCCCTTTCTTTTGCGCTGATCAATGCAGTGCTGGAGGAGCTGTTATGGCGGGGTTACATACTTAGTCATTTTGCAAGTCGGTTTGGGGAGCTGAAAGGGCTTGTCATCGCCGGAGTTACCTTTGGTTTATACCATTACCACCTCGGTTTTTCATGGCCCGTTTGCCTGTTGTTTTCCATCTTTGGTATCATGATGGGGGGCGTAGCTATTCGTTCGAAAGGATTGGCTCCCGTCATGGTCATGCATTTTGCGATGAACGTTCTATTCGTCCTTAGCGGTATGATTCTGTAA
- a CDS encoding 2-hydroxy-3-keto-5-methylthiopentenyl-1-phosphate phosphatase, with product MTSGAKQPIIFCDFDGTITNNDNIVAIMKHFKPEGFEPIMQDTVDRTISIREGVGRMFALFPSSMREEITEYVLSHAGIREGFAAFLDYLKSEQIEFYVTSGGIDFFVDPLLKPFGIPADHIFCNGADFEGDRIEITWPHPCKESCHNDCGMCKVTVMDRFPADRYYRILIGDSLTDFEGAKQADLVYSRSTLTEQCKKLGVFHVPFETFTDIQNDMKDKFTQEVL from the coding sequence ATGACATCAGGAGCAAAACAGCCGATTATTTTTTGCGATTTCGACGGAACGATCACGAACAACGATAACATCGTTGCCATCATGAAACACTTCAAACCGGAAGGCTTCGAGCCGATCATGCAGGATACGGTTGACCGCACCATTTCAATTCGGGAAGGCGTTGGCCGCATGTTCGCGCTCTTCCCTTCCTCCATGAGAGAAGAAATTACCGAGTATGTGCTGAGCCATGCCGGGATACGGGAAGGCTTCGCAGCGTTCCTTGACTATTTGAAATCCGAGCAGATCGAGTTCTATGTCACAAGCGGCGGCATCGATTTCTTTGTCGATCCTCTGCTGAAGCCCTTTGGCATTCCGGCGGACCATATCTTCTGCAACGGAGCCGATTTCGAAGGGGATCGCATTGAGATTACCTGGCCGCATCCTTGCAAGGAATCCTGCCATAACGACTGCGGCATGTGCAAGGTTACGGTGATGGACCGTTTTCCAGCCGACCGATATTACCGGATTCTCATCGGTGATAGCCTTACCGATTTTGAAGGCGCCAAGCAGGCCGACCTGGTCTATTCCCGCTCCACGCTCACCGAGCAGTGCAAGAAGCTTGGCGTGTTTCATGTACCATTCGAGACATTTACCGATATTCAGAACGACATGAAAGACAAGTTTACGCAGGAGGTGCTGTAA